The proteins below come from a single Necator americanus strain Aroian chromosome V, whole genome shotgun sequence genomic window:
- a CDS encoding hypothetical protein (NECATOR_CHRV.G17503.T2), giving the protein MAATFHLVMSDQVDSFYDSVNARNYGSLGNDDGITETMCNAFFDAHREADRLKISLEDAIALNQNKHHDGGPIEGDTRVNSIEDTHGNKIRQCPVVIHPAEEQTGIEVGGVAVQDENAPEITTAPKPAENLEDLTRLAMFGKQKTVLRRSQIKDSPAPAHSPTAASATPALCRPSPHVVAKGVTTSNPVVNRRSIKPQADNDERITSARSDGPRKPCNNVTASLHYRTAEAEKRPGASIRSPFIKANRTTTTTRPASHVPAGPVTRARSKELSSRVSNENTVQKNASSKTQANPSAIVENGVHQRLSTERISRNRAPRTTTSSRSSELARVTNPVRVTHEFPRNGNSFLRNERVPSARQFYHELLHRNSSLGSCDRSSSTPKDKQKQTDTSAAAGGTGSTTDKRPGVKSDRRPTPRASSLTRPVQEVVNRPANSLLRPRAASASRIPSIVRPPTTGGPTARLASITRPSTGRPPSVNRPQFPASGRPAAPRSTSIPNNLSGTVRSTTARRPVAIVGQSTAGVRVTPLHQKPTEPRSSVIRNPPSNKGPGDGTPQREFSSRLRRYPVPTGLTPLHRPLTKPADMKFHPMHGHGHARALNNEQTKGPLVTTEPSPAKVLSKQEMRAMIDRLSAPRGATKTPTKVMNKQTHGLSCVKIRSRSTSLARTTVQFGGSTTSKQLFRNGSEEIVAGQETLLKQQNLVQ; this is encoded by the exons ATGGCTGCTACATTTCATCTG GTAATGTCGGATCAAGTGGACTCATTCTATGACTCGGTGAATGCTCGAAATTACGGCTCACTAGGAAATGATGATGGTATCACAGAAACAATGTGTAATGCTTTTTTCGATGCACATC GTGAGGCCGACAGACTCAAAATATCGCTAGAGGACGCAATAGCTTTGAATCAGAATAAGCATCACGACGGTGGACCAATT GAGGGGGATACTCGCGTTAACAGCATCGAAGATACGCACGGAAATAAAATACGACAGTGTCCTGTTGTTATACATCCAGCTGAAGAACAAACGGGAATTGAAGTCGGCGGCGTAGCTGTTCAAGATGAGAACGCGCCAGAAATCACTACAGCACCAAAACCAGCAGAGAACTTGG aggaTCTTACTCGTCTGGCGATGTTTGGCAAGCAAAAAACTGTCCTGCGCCGCTCTCAAATCAAAGATTCGCCTGCCCCAG CACACTCTCCTACGGCAGCCTCGGCTACTCCTGCCTTGTGCCGCCCTTCTCCCCACGTTGTTGCTAAAGGAGTGACAACATCAAATCCAGTTGTGAATAGAAGATCCATTAAGCCACAGGCCGACAATGATGAACGAATAACGAGCGCCAGAAGTGATGGGCCGCGCAAACCGTG TAATAATGTCACGGCATCGTTGCATTACCGTACAgctgaagcagaaaagcgtCCAGGAGCTTCTATTCGTTCCCCATTTATTAAGGCGAA cagaactactactactactcgTCCTGCATCCCATGTTCCCGCTGGGCCGGTTACCCGAGCACGAAGCAAGGAGTTGAGTTCTAG AGTCTCCAATGAAAACACTGTTCAGAAGAATGCATCCTCAAAAACGCAAGCCAATCCTTCTGCA atTGTTGAAAACGGTGTTCACCAGAGACTAAGCACTGAACGTATATCCCGCAATCGTGCTCCGCGTACAACAACAAGTAGCAGGTCATCTGAGCTGGCACGAGTCACCAATCCAGTTCGTGTAACTCATGAATTCCCACGGAATGGAA aTTCTTTTCTCCGGAATGAACGAGTTCCTAGTGCACGTCAATTCTACCATGAGTTGCTTCATCGCAACTCGAGTCTGGGAAGCTGCGATCGTTCCTCTTCAACTCCTAAAGACAAACAGAAGCAAACCGATACATCTGCCGCCGCAGGTGGCACAGGATCCACAACAG acaagCGTCCTGGAGTGAAGTCGGATCGGCGGCCAACCCCTCGAGCTTCAAGTCTGACACGCCCAGTTCAGGAAGTAGTAAATCGTCCTGCAAACTCTCTTCTTCGTCCTCGTGCTGCCAGTGCTTCTAGGATTCCTTCTATCGTTCGCCCCCCTACCACTGGTGGCCCAACAGCTCGTCTCGCTAGTATTACTCGTCCTAGCACTGGACGGCCTCCTAGTGTAAATCGGCCTCAGTTCCCTGCTTCAGGTCGACCTGCTGCTCCCCGCAGCACGTCGATCCCTAACAACCTCTCAGGTACTGTACGATCGACTACCGCTAGGCGTCCCGTTGCTATTGTCGGGCAGAGCACAGCTGGAGTGAGG GTTACTCCTCTTCACCAGAAGCCTACAGAACCTCGCTCATCAGTGATACGTAATCCACCCTCAAATAAAGGTCCGGGAGATGGAACACCACAGCGCGAATTTTCCTCGAGATTGCGACGTTATCCTGTACCCACG GGCCTAACACCTCTTCATCGCCCTTTAACAAAACCTGCTGACATGAAATTCCATCCGATGCATGGTCATGGTCATGCACGTGCTTTGAATAAT GAACAAACAAAGGGTCCTCTCGTAACAACGGAGCCTTCACCAGCAAAAGTGTTGTCCAAACAAGAGATGCGTGCCATGATTGATCGCCTCTCTGCGCCCAGAGGAGCAACTAAAACGCCAACTAA AGTAATGAATAAGCAAACACACGGTTTGAGCTGTGTAAAAATCCGGAGCCGGTCGACTTCATTGGCTCGTACAACTGTACAGTTTGGAGGAAGTACGACTTCAAAACAACTATTTCGAAATGGGAGCGAAGAAATTGTTGCAGGACAAG AAACTTtgttaaaacaacaaaatttggTTCAGTAA
- a CDS encoding hypothetical protein (NECATOR_CHRV.G17503.T3) produces the protein MAATFHLVMSDQVDSFYDSVNARNYGSLGNDDGITETMCNAFFDAHREADRLKISLEDAIALNQNKHHDGGPIEGDTRVNSIEDTHGNKIRQCPVVIHPAEEQTGIEVGGVAVQDENAPEITTAPKPAENLEDLTRLAMFGKQKTVLRRSQIKDSPAPAHSPTAASATPALCRPSPHVVAKGVTTSNPVVNRRSIKPQADNDERITSARSDGPRKPCNNVTASLHYRTAEAEKRPGASIRSPFIKANRTTTTTRPASHVPAGPVTRARSKELSSRVSNENTVQKNASSKTQANPSAIVENGVHQRLSTERISRNRAPRTTTSSRSSELARVTNPVRVTHEFPRNGNSFLRNERVPSARQFYHELLHRNSSLGSCDRSSSTPKDKQKQTDTSAAAGGTGSTTDKRPGVKSDRRPTPRASSLTRPVQEVVNRPANSLLRPRAASASRIPSIVRPPTTGGPTARLASITRPSTGRPPSVNRPQFPASGRPAAPRSTSIPNNLSGTVRSTTARRPVAIVGQSTAGVRVTPLHQKPTEPRSSVIRNPPSNKGPGDGTPQREFSSRLRRYPVPTEQTKGPLVTTEPSPAKVLSKQEMRAMIDRLSAPRGATKTPTKVMNKQTHGLSCVKIRSRSTSLARTTVQFGGSTTSKQLFRNGSEEIVAGQETLLKQQNLVQ, from the exons ATGGCTGCTACATTTCATCTG GTAATGTCGGATCAAGTGGACTCATTCTATGACTCGGTGAATGCTCGAAATTACGGCTCACTAGGAAATGATGATGGTATCACAGAAACAATGTGTAATGCTTTTTTCGATGCACATC GTGAGGCCGACAGACTCAAAATATCGCTAGAGGACGCAATAGCTTTGAATCAGAATAAGCATCACGACGGTGGACCAATT GAGGGGGATACTCGCGTTAACAGCATCGAAGATACGCACGGAAATAAAATACGACAGTGTCCTGTTGTTATACATCCAGCTGAAGAACAAACGGGAATTGAAGTCGGCGGCGTAGCTGTTCAAGATGAGAACGCGCCAGAAATCACTACAGCACCAAAACCAGCAGAGAACTTGG aggaTCTTACTCGTCTGGCGATGTTTGGCAAGCAAAAAACTGTCCTGCGCCGCTCTCAAATCAAAGATTCGCCTGCCCCAG CACACTCTCCTACGGCAGCCTCGGCTACTCCTGCCTTGTGCCGCCCTTCTCCCCACGTTGTTGCTAAAGGAGTGACAACATCAAATCCAGTTGTGAATAGAAGATCCATTAAGCCACAGGCCGACAATGATGAACGAATAACGAGCGCCAGAAGTGATGGGCCGCGCAAACCGTG TAATAATGTCACGGCATCGTTGCATTACCGTACAgctgaagcagaaaagcgtCCAGGAGCTTCTATTCGTTCCCCATTTATTAAGGCGAA cagaactactactactactcgTCCTGCATCCCATGTTCCCGCTGGGCCGGTTACCCGAGCACGAAGCAAGGAGTTGAGTTCTAG AGTCTCCAATGAAAACACTGTTCAGAAGAATGCATCCTCAAAAACGCAAGCCAATCCTTCTGCA atTGTTGAAAACGGTGTTCACCAGAGACTAAGCACTGAACGTATATCCCGCAATCGTGCTCCGCGTACAACAACAAGTAGCAGGTCATCTGAGCTGGCACGAGTCACCAATCCAGTTCGTGTAACTCATGAATTCCCACGGAATGGAA aTTCTTTTCTCCGGAATGAACGAGTTCCTAGTGCACGTCAATTCTACCATGAGTTGCTTCATCGCAACTCGAGTCTGGGAAGCTGCGATCGTTCCTCTTCAACTCCTAAAGACAAACAGAAGCAAACCGATACATCTGCCGCCGCAGGTGGCACAGGATCCACAACAG acaagCGTCCTGGAGTGAAGTCGGATCGGCGGCCAACCCCTCGAGCTTCAAGTCTGACACGCCCAGTTCAGGAAGTAGTAAATCGTCCTGCAAACTCTCTTCTTCGTCCTCGTGCTGCCAGTGCTTCTAGGATTCCTTCTATCGTTCGCCCCCCTACCACTGGTGGCCCAACAGCTCGTCTCGCTAGTATTACTCGTCCTAGCACTGGACGGCCTCCTAGTGTAAATCGGCCTCAGTTCCCTGCTTCAGGTCGACCTGCTGCTCCCCGCAGCACGTCGATCCCTAACAACCTCTCAGGTACTGTACGATCGACTACCGCTAGGCGTCCCGTTGCTATTGTCGGGCAGAGCACAGCTGGAGTGAGG GTTACTCCTCTTCACCAGAAGCCTACAGAACCTCGCTCATCAGTGATACGTAATCCACCCTCAAATAAAGGTCCGGGAGATGGAACACCACAGCGCGAATTTTCCTCGAGATTGCGACGTTATCCTGTACCCACG GAACAAACAAAGGGTCCTCTCGTAACAACGGAGCCTTCACCAGCAAAAGTGTTGTCCAAACAAGAGATGCGTGCCATGATTGATCGCCTCTCTGCGCCCAGAGGAGCAACTAAAACGCCAACTAA AGTAATGAATAAGCAAACACACGGTTTGAGCTGTGTAAAAATCCGGAGCCGGTCGACTTCATTGGCTCGTACAACTGTACAGTTTGGAGGAAGTACGACTTCAAAACAACTATTTCGAAATGGGAGCGAAGAAATTGTTGCAGGACAAG AAACTTtgttaaaacaacaaaatttggTTCAGTAA
- a CDS encoding hypothetical protein (NECATOR_CHRV.G17503.T1), with protein sequence MSDQVDSFYDSVNARNYGSLGNDDGITETMCNAFFDAHREADRLKISLEDAIALNQNKHHDGGPIEGDTRVNSIEDTHGNKIRQCPVVIHPAEEQTGIEVGGVAVQDENAPEITTAPKPAENLEDLTRLAMFGKQKTVLRRSQIKDSPAPAHSPTAASATPALCRPSPHVVAKGVTTSNPVVNRRSIKPQADNDERITSARSDGPRKPCNNVTASLHYRTAEAEKRPGASIRSPFIKANRTTTTTRPASHVPAGPVTRARSKELSSRVSNENTVQKNASSKTQANPSAIVENGVHQRLSTERISRNRAPRTTTSSRSSELARVTNPVRVTHEFPRNGNSFLRNERVPSARQFYHELLHRNSSLGSCDRSSSTPKDKQKQTDTSAAAGGTGSTTDKRPGVKSDRRPTPRASSLTRPVQEVVNRPANSLLRPRAASASRIPSIVRPPTTGGPTARLASITRPSTGRPPSVNRPQFPASGRPAAPRSTSIPNNLSGTVRSTTARRPVAIVGQSTAGVRVTPLHQKPTEPRSSVIRNPPSNKGPGDGTPQREFSSRLRRYPVPTGLTPLHRPLTKPADMKFHPMHGHGHARALNNEQTKGPLVTTEPSPAKVLSKQEMRAMIDRLSAPRGATKTPTKVMNKQTHGLSCVKIRSRSTSLARTTVQFGGSTTSKQLFRNGSEEIVAGQETLLKQQNLVQ encoded by the exons ATGTCGGATCAAGTGGACTCATTCTATGACTCGGTGAATGCTCGAAATTACGGCTCACTAGGAAATGATGATGGTATCACAGAAACAATGTGTAATGCTTTTTTCGATGCACATC GTGAGGCCGACAGACTCAAAATATCGCTAGAGGACGCAATAGCTTTGAATCAGAATAAGCATCACGACGGTGGACCAATT GAGGGGGATACTCGCGTTAACAGCATCGAAGATACGCACGGAAATAAAATACGACAGTGTCCTGTTGTTATACATCCAGCTGAAGAACAAACGGGAATTGAAGTCGGCGGCGTAGCTGTTCAAGATGAGAACGCGCCAGAAATCACTACAGCACCAAAACCAGCAGAGAACTTGG aggaTCTTACTCGTCTGGCGATGTTTGGCAAGCAAAAAACTGTCCTGCGCCGCTCTCAAATCAAAGATTCGCCTGCCCCAG CACACTCTCCTACGGCAGCCTCGGCTACTCCTGCCTTGTGCCGCCCTTCTCCCCACGTTGTTGCTAAAGGAGTGACAACATCAAATCCAGTTGTGAATAGAAGATCCATTAAGCCACAGGCCGACAATGATGAACGAATAACGAGCGCCAGAAGTGATGGGCCGCGCAAACCGTG TAATAATGTCACGGCATCGTTGCATTACCGTACAgctgaagcagaaaagcgtCCAGGAGCTTCTATTCGTTCCCCATTTATTAAGGCGAA cagaactactactactactcgTCCTGCATCCCATGTTCCCGCTGGGCCGGTTACCCGAGCACGAAGCAAGGAGTTGAGTTCTAG AGTCTCCAATGAAAACACTGTTCAGAAGAATGCATCCTCAAAAACGCAAGCCAATCCTTCTGCA atTGTTGAAAACGGTGTTCACCAGAGACTAAGCACTGAACGTATATCCCGCAATCGTGCTCCGCGTACAACAACAAGTAGCAGGTCATCTGAGCTGGCACGAGTCACCAATCCAGTTCGTGTAACTCATGAATTCCCACGGAATGGAA aTTCTTTTCTCCGGAATGAACGAGTTCCTAGTGCACGTCAATTCTACCATGAGTTGCTTCATCGCAACTCGAGTCTGGGAAGCTGCGATCGTTCCTCTTCAACTCCTAAAGACAAACAGAAGCAAACCGATACATCTGCCGCCGCAGGTGGCACAGGATCCACAACAG acaagCGTCCTGGAGTGAAGTCGGATCGGCGGCCAACCCCTCGAGCTTCAAGTCTGACACGCCCAGTTCAGGAAGTAGTAAATCGTCCTGCAAACTCTCTTCTTCGTCCTCGTGCTGCCAGTGCTTCTAGGATTCCTTCTATCGTTCGCCCCCCTACCACTGGTGGCCCAACAGCTCGTCTCGCTAGTATTACTCGTCCTAGCACTGGACGGCCTCCTAGTGTAAATCGGCCTCAGTTCCCTGCTTCAGGTCGACCTGCTGCTCCCCGCAGCACGTCGATCCCTAACAACCTCTCAGGTACTGTACGATCGACTACCGCTAGGCGTCCCGTTGCTATTGTCGGGCAGAGCACAGCTGGAGTGAGG GTTACTCCTCTTCACCAGAAGCCTACAGAACCTCGCTCATCAGTGATACGTAATCCACCCTCAAATAAAGGTCCGGGAGATGGAACACCACAGCGCGAATTTTCCTCGAGATTGCGACGTTATCCTGTACCCACG GGCCTAACACCTCTTCATCGCCCTTTAACAAAACCTGCTGACATGAAATTCCATCCGATGCATGGTCATGGTCATGCACGTGCTTTGAATAAT GAACAAACAAAGGGTCCTCTCGTAACAACGGAGCCTTCACCAGCAAAAGTGTTGTCCAAACAAGAGATGCGTGCCATGATTGATCGCCTCTCTGCGCCCAGAGGAGCAACTAAAACGCCAACTAA AGTAATGAATAAGCAAACACACGGTTTGAGCTGTGTAAAAATCCGGAGCCGGTCGACTTCATTGGCTCGTACAACTGTACAGTTTGGAGGAAGTACGACTTCAAAACAACTATTTCGAAATGGGAGCGAAGAAATTGTTGCAGGACAAG AAACTTtgttaaaacaacaaaatttggTTCAGTAA